A genomic stretch from Candidatus Thiothrix anitrata includes:
- the lolB gene encoding lipoprotein insertase outer membrane protein LolB gives MKQGIVVFTLCAALLGGCATQGKPAVPSDTAKPASVQAAWQQRQSQFARMSSWQLQGRVGMQFRDQSAAFTLSWLQQGKDKYEMNIKNPLTGSVMAYLQGTATDVTLQANGKTYRDADAERLLQSQMGVSLPLGGMKYWVRGVPSPDSALEQVKLDAQGRPEMLQQVGWLVEYAGWQGNGWNALPEKINLSRVAENTKVKVIAKEWQTRY, from the coding sequence ATGAAACAAGGGATCGTGGTTTTCACGCTTTGTGCCGCTTTGTTGGGGGGGTGTGCCACGCAAGGTAAACCGGCAGTACCATCAGATACGGCTAAGCCCGCGAGCGTGCAGGCTGCTTGGCAGCAGCGTCAAAGCCAATTTGCACGAATGAGTTCATGGCAGTTACAGGGTCGTGTTGGGATGCAATTCCGCGATCAAAGTGCAGCATTCACTTTATCTTGGTTGCAACAAGGCAAAGATAAGTACGAAATGAACATTAAAAACCCCCTGACGGGTTCGGTCATGGCGTATTTACAAGGCACCGCAACGGATGTCACTTTACAGGCCAATGGTAAGACCTATCGTGATGCGGATGCAGAACGTTTGCTGCAATCGCAAATGGGTGTGTCATTACCCTTGGGAGGCATGAAATATTGGGTGCGTGGTGTACCATCGCCAGACAGTGCGCTAGAACAGGTGAAGCTGGATGCGCAAGGCCGTCCCGAAATGTTGCAACAAGTCGGTTGGTTGGTGGAGTATGCGGGTTGGCAAGGTAATGGTTGGAATGCCTTGCCTGAAAAAATTAATTTGAGTCGTGTTGCCGAAAACACTAAGGTGAAGGTTATCGCTAAAGAGTGGCAAACACGTTATTAA
- a CDS encoding tetratricopeptide repeat protein, with protein MQGFSWISHTLKWGMLLPSVLFVTSVYAESAFAPTPVATFSSPVSYQVYNILAAEIYLRQENPGQAALHYIAVAQQSKDASLAQRAAELATMANDFQLISRALDLWTELDPESLEARQYRALSHVQVGRYEAAVRDFVIISDQMKKKDGGGFELMIALLEVQRDPRHAYATLKYYVDTVDQSARAQLALAGMAHSSDHFEEAITAAQLAKKSGTLAQKEQASRIIAEALMSLQQTDKALDELGPVARASKDWDLKLSYGRMLILTDRRSEATPLYEQLYTKKPENADIIYTLGLLHLEQKQFDVAEPLIKKLQGMPERADDASYFLGQIYEGKQRIKEAIAAYKQALNGAFAIEASRRISVLLLDTEGLAAARTWIHEHLPTVNNEVHKARLLLVEGKMLHEQKQYAEAVKVLTQALTENPLEADALYHRALSAERIGNFTDAEKDLREVLSLEPSNPGVLNALGYMLLINTERYAEAEGLIRKAIVLAPDDAPIMDSMGWILFRTGKAEEAEAWLRKAYKHLPDPEIASHLAEVLLALGKTDEAKSLLKDMLAKFPDDPLLTKLKDKLVGL; from the coding sequence ATGCAAGGTTTTTCTTGGATTTCTCACACCCTTAAATGGGGAATGTTATTGCCAAGTGTGCTGTTTGTTACTTCCGTTTATGCAGAATCTGCTTTTGCGCCGACACCTGTTGCCACTTTTAGTAGCCCAGTTAGTTATCAGGTGTATAACATTCTGGCGGCAGAAATTTATCTGCGTCAGGAAAATCCAGGGCAGGCTGCATTACATTACATTGCGGTGGCTCAGCAGTCCAAGGATGCCAGTTTAGCCCAGCGTGCTGCGGAACTGGCGACGATGGCCAATGATTTCCAATTAATCAGCCGCGCCTTGGATTTGTGGACAGAGCTTGACCCTGAATCTTTAGAGGCGCGTCAATACCGTGCTTTAAGTCATGTTCAGGTTGGGCGTTATGAGGCGGCAGTCAGGGATTTTGTGATTATCAGTGATCAAATGAAGAAAAAGGATGGTGGTGGTTTTGAGCTAATGATTGCTTTGCTTGAGGTGCAGCGTGACCCACGGCACGCCTATGCTACGTTAAAGTATTACGTGGATACAGTCGATCAGTCAGCAAGGGCACAATTGGCGTTGGCAGGAATGGCGCATAGTTCAGACCATTTTGAAGAGGCGATAACGGCGGCGCAGCTGGCGAAAAAAAGCGGCACGTTGGCGCAAAAAGAACAAGCATCCCGCATCATTGCGGAAGCGTTAATGAGTTTGCAGCAGACGGATAAAGCATTGGATGAGTTGGGCCCTGTGGCGCGTGCCAGTAAGGACTGGGATTTAAAGCTCAGTTATGGGCGTATGTTAATTCTTACTGACCGCCGTTCGGAAGCCACTCCTTTATACGAACAGCTCTACACGAAAAAACCTGAGAATGCCGATATTATCTATACCTTGGGTTTGCTGCATTTGGAGCAAAAGCAGTTTGATGTGGCCGAACCCCTTATCAAAAAATTGCAGGGGATGCCCGAACGCGCTGATGATGCCAGTTATTTCCTTGGTCAGATTTATGAAGGTAAACAACGTATTAAAGAGGCTATAGCCGCTTATAAACAGGCACTAAATGGTGCATTTGCGATAGAGGCTTCACGTCGGATCAGTGTGCTATTGCTGGATACCGAAGGCTTGGCAGCGGCTCGAACGTGGATTCATGAACATTTGCCTACTGTGAATAACGAAGTACACAAAGCACGTTTATTGCTGGTAGAAGGTAAGATGCTGCATGAGCAAAAACAATATGCAGAAGCGGTAAAAGTGCTTACCCAGGCGTTAACCGAAAATCCGCTAGAAGCAGATGCACTGTATCATCGGGCATTGAGTGCTGAACGGATAGGGAATTTCACCGATGCTGAAAAAGACTTGCGTGAAGTTCTCAGCTTGGAGCCTAGCAACCCCGGTGTTTTGAATGCACTAGGGTATATGTTGCTCATTAATACTGAACGTTACGCTGAAGCTGAAGGTTTGATCCGTAAAGCCATTGTCCTTGCGCCTGATGATGCACCTATTATGGATAGTATGGGGTGGATTTTATTCCGTACCGGTAAGGCAGAAGAGGCAGAAGCGTGGTTGCGCAAAGCTTATAAGCATCTACCTGACCCTGAGATTGCCAGTCATTTAGCGGAAGTGTTGTTAGCACTTGGCAAAACAGATGAAGCGAAAAGTTTGTTAAAAGACATGCTGGCGAAATTTCCCGATGATCCGTTACTTACTAAGCTGAAAGATAAGCTGGTTGGTTTATAA
- the hemA gene encoding glutamyl-tRNA reductase has product MPILIVGVNHKTAPVAIREKISFSPDTMTQALHSAQQVVQESLILSTCNRTEIYATCSTTNSAQNLVEWLAHWHKLPVKQLQPYLYLHEDSAAVRHTLRVACGLDSLVLGEPQILGQLKSALQVATEQATTGNHLNRLMQHAFSTAKKVRTQTSIGANPISVAFAAVSLAKQIFSQLEKQTALLIGAGETIELVGKHLATNKIGYVLVANRSVDKAQKLAAEYGGKGIGLQELADYLPKADIVISSTASPVPILGKGTVERALKIRKHRPMFMVDIAVPRDIEEEVTELDDVYLYTVDDLQSVIEENLQSRRAAAEQAEGMVSTETDSFMAWLRAQDHMDTIRAYRARTEQTRQETLDKALTLLNNGKTPEEALQFLAHTLSNKLSHDATHAMHHAARNGDHALLAHARTLFNLSTPDTND; this is encoded by the coding sequence ATGCCTATTCTGATTGTCGGAGTTAACCATAAAACTGCACCTGTCGCCATTCGGGAGAAAATCTCTTTCTCGCCCGATACCATGACGCAAGCATTACACTCTGCCCAGCAAGTTGTGCAGGAAAGCCTGATTCTATCCACTTGTAATCGCACCGAAATTTACGCTACCTGCTCGACAACGAACTCAGCACAAAATCTAGTCGAATGGTTAGCGCACTGGCATAAGTTACCCGTCAAACAACTGCAACCCTACTTGTACCTGCATGAAGACTCCGCAGCAGTGCGCCATACCTTGCGCGTTGCCTGCGGCTTAGACTCTCTCGTGTTGGGCGAACCACAAATTCTGGGGCAACTCAAATCTGCCTTGCAAGTCGCTACCGAGCAGGCCACCACAGGCAATCACCTCAATCGTTTAATGCAACACGCATTTTCCACCGCCAAAAAAGTACGCACCCAAACCAGTATTGGCGCGAACCCCATTTCCGTGGCATTTGCCGCTGTCAGTTTGGCAAAACAAATTTTCAGTCAGTTGGAAAAACAAACCGCACTGTTAATCGGTGCTGGCGAAACCATCGAACTGGTCGGCAAACACCTCGCCACCAACAAAATTGGTTATGTGTTAGTCGCGAATCGCAGTGTCGACAAAGCGCAAAAACTTGCAGCAGAATACGGCGGCAAAGGCATTGGCCTACAAGAATTAGCCGATTACCTGCCTAAAGCTGACATTGTGATTTCCTCGACTGCTTCCCCCGTCCCCATTTTGGGCAAAGGCACAGTCGAACGCGCTCTCAAAATCCGCAAGCACCGCCCAATGTTCATGGTCGACATTGCCGTACCACGTGACATTGAGGAGGAAGTCACCGAACTTGACGACGTTTATTTATACACTGTCGACGACTTACAGTCGGTTATTGAAGAAAACCTGCAATCACGCCGTGCTGCTGCCGAACAAGCTGAAGGCATGGTCAGTACCGAAACCGACAGTTTTATGGCTTGGTTACGCGCCCAAGACCACATGGATACCATCCGTGCGTACCGCGCCCGTACCGAACAAACCCGCCAAGAAACCCTAGATAAAGCCTTAACATTGCTCAATAACGGCAAAACACCCGAAGAAGCCCTGCAATTTTTAGCGCACACCCTAAGCAATAAATTGTCGCATGATGCAACCCATGCCATGCACCACGCCGCCCGCAATGGCGACCATGCGCTGCTAGCTCATGCTCGCACTCTTTTCAACCTGTCCACGCCGGACACTAATGACTGA
- the prfA gene encoding peptide chain release factor 1 has translation MKASILQKLENLNERYTEIAALLGESDVIGDQQQFRKLSIEYSQLEPLAQGFRAYQQTSDDIEAAQEMLSDPEMRDMAQEEIETNKARRLELATELQKLLLPKDPHDNSNVFLEIRAGTGGDEAAIFAGDLFRMYSRYAEIRRWQIEVISQNEGEHGGYKEIISRIIGHGAYSRLKFESGAHRVQRVPATESQGRIHTSAATVAVMPELDEVETTDINPADLKVDTYRASGAGGQHINKTESAIRITHLPTGIVVECQDERSQHKNRARAMGLLQARIFEGERQKQAAEQAETRKNLVGSGDRSERIRTYNFPQGRVTDHRINLTLYKLEEIMTGSVDQVIEPLINEYQADQLAALADE, from the coding sequence GTGAAAGCATCCATCCTCCAAAAATTAGAAAACCTCAACGAACGTTACACCGAAATCGCCGCGCTGCTGGGTGAGTCGGATGTCATCGGCGATCAACAGCAATTTCGTAAACTGTCGATTGAATACAGTCAACTCGAACCGCTTGCACAAGGTTTTCGCGCCTATCAGCAAACCAGCGATGACATTGAAGCCGCGCAAGAAATGCTCTCTGATCCTGAAATGCGCGACATGGCACAAGAGGAAATCGAAACCAACAAAGCGCGGCGACTGGAACTCGCTACCGAATTACAAAAGCTGCTATTGCCGAAAGACCCACACGATAACAGCAACGTGTTCCTCGAAATCCGCGCAGGCACGGGCGGTGATGAAGCGGCGATTTTCGCGGGGGATTTGTTTCGGATGTACTCGCGTTATGCGGAAATCCGTCGCTGGCAAATTGAAGTCATTAGCCAAAACGAAGGCGAACATGGCGGTTACAAAGAAATCATTTCGCGCATTATCGGTCACGGGGCTTATTCGCGCTTGAAGTTTGAATCCGGGGCGCATCGGGTACAGCGCGTGCCTGCTACCGAATCCCAAGGGCGCATCCACACTTCCGCCGCCACCGTAGCGGTGATGCCAGAATTGGACGAAGTGGAAACCACCGACATTAATCCTGCTGATTTGAAAGTGGACACTTATCGCGCATCCGGGGCGGGTGGGCAGCACATTAACAAAACCGAATCGGCGATTCGCATTACCCACTTACCGACCGGGATTGTTGTGGAATGCCAAGATGAACGTTCCCAACACAAAAACCGCGCACGAGCGATGGGCTTGTTACAAGCCCGCATTTTTGAGGGGGAACGCCAGAAACAAGCAGCCGAACAAGCTGAAACCCGCAAAAATCTGGTCGGTTCGGGGGATCGCTCCGAACGCATCCGTACCTACAATTTCCCGCAAGGGCGTGTGACTGATCACCGCATTAACTTGACGCTTTACAAGCTCGAAGAAATCATGACTGGTAGCGTGGATCAGGTGATTGAGCCGTTAATCAATGAATACCAAGCCGACCAGTTAGCGGCATTGGCTGATGAGTAA
- the prmC gene encoding peptide chain release factor N(5)-glutamine methyltransferase produces MSNPRYPPSPTLPPQGGQGVRVRELLLDAAQRLESTSESARADAEILLAHCLQKSRTWLFTWPEHSVPAAGEAHFQQLLTQRLRGVPVAHLTGQREFWTLNLKVTPDTLIPRPDTELLVETALSLLLPASAGEPPHILDLGTGTGAIALAVASERPDARLTACDFSAAALAVARENVQSHGLHHVTLIQSNWFEALPTQRFTMIVTNPPYIETNDPHLAQGDVRFEPLSALTAGNDGLDDIRHIVQHAPVWLIQGGWLLLEHGYNQGVVVTALLRDAGFTEVRCLPDLAGNDRVSLGQWLNTAY; encoded by the coding sequence ATGAGTAACCCCCGATACCCCCCATCCCCGACCCTTCCCCCGCAAGGGGGGCAGGGAGTAAGAGTACGGGAGTTGTTGCTTGATGCGGCGCAACGACTAGAAAGTACGTCGGAATCAGCGCGAGCGGATGCGGAAATTTTACTGGCGCATTGCTTGCAAAAATCGCGCACTTGGTTGTTTACCTGGCCTGAACATAGTGTGCCAGCAGCGGGTGAAGCTCACTTTCAGCAATTACTGACGCAACGTTTACGCGGTGTGCCAGTAGCGCACCTTACGGGGCAACGTGAGTTTTGGACGCTGAATCTTAAAGTGACTCCTGACACCCTGATTCCACGCCCGGATACCGAGTTATTGGTAGAAACAGCACTCTCTTTACTCCTTCCTGCCTCAGCGGGAGAACCACCTCACATCCTCGATCTTGGCACGGGAACGGGTGCAATTGCTTTAGCTGTTGCCAGCGAACGCCCGGATGCAAGGCTTACCGCTTGCGACTTTTCGGCGGCGGCATTAGCGGTTGCGCGAGAAAATGTGCAGTCGCACGGGCTGCATCATGTCACCCTGATTCAATCCAACTGGTTTGAGGCGTTACCCACACAACGCTTTACGATGATTGTCACTAACCCGCCGTATATTGAAACTAACGACCCGCATTTGGCGCAAGGTGATGTGCGCTTTGAACCGTTAAGTGCATTAACCGCAGGTAATGATGGTTTAGACGATATTCGCCATATCGTGCAGCACGCGCCTGTATGGTTAATTCAAGGCGGCTGGTTGCTGTTGGAACACGGTTACAATCAAGGGGTTGTCGTTACCGCGTTACTGCGTGATGCCGGGTTTACTGAGGTGCGTTGCCTGCCGGATTTAGCAGGCAACGACCGGGTTAGTTTAGGCCAGTGGCTAAACACCGCTTACTGA
- a CDS encoding DUF5979 domain-containing protein, translated as MKNLTQHCSVLKIGIAIAISYLVLMVNAHAASLEIHPNVLSALGKRPSFTDKMIVIDDVGKGSVDYEFMVSQTQITVQDWVDFLNVVDRSNPNSSFASQYRSDWSHWRAYEHSGGRWRVKSNFNNGSVTLSASNAANLPVDGLSLNQVARYMNWLATGSVSSGAFSFSGSSGNSSITGFNANFPGARLPLAADLEKAMYWHKSAGRFRSYPTGSDSAPPAANVNTSTGTHPNNKALFGAWSGGSNAISAQVGQERLSPWGLHDVAGNRHETTLNTSNYASTVVKGASAFHPIQCSMRGYSGGGCENSRGSNEHLASVGYRVWAGVPKRSGKIAIKKVVSGGSDATRQFSFNLDCDGTLYDKSGILLKHNETFTSVSIPQNTKCTVTETPPSGAPSGYTYGAPQYSMAQPVTIGDNTTQTVTVTNPLQPSTPPPVIGGSCPAGTVPSPVNLVINGGFTTSPSSTDINKHAGKNNTTPGYFYSAANFYSQVQYRGYNTYPTDFPASGGDDGAINKFSIISGIFDGHSRQLPFPGDPVNNVPAIDTWFYSNGNGLGTGDLSGPPSAEYLLWEQTVNNLVIGKTYSFSAYINNILEYDGKDDPIVRLRIEGTQGRPNGTVVFGPYTLTEAETYNSKPLNGWKRIEYTFQATKAQMRFKVTSAAPGFWGDDFGLTAVGVNECVTPGASLTISKTVTGDKPLGFVSPDYNLNLTCSNATYNRTVKLKDGEKKVITDIPSGVTCSLTETLPVPPVGYAYAAPIISPASVTLSNSNPSAISVTNTLSWKTGSLRVTKQVTDKPAGFTSPDYAIVVDCSDNSFDQTVLLKDGASKLIGSIPENTTCTVSEPTLPTAPTDHTYVTPVITPAGAVSILANQTVDVTVTNKLEQLCIVQEDNILNGSTPAYGVDNASLLANNEYVYMPLIKRSDTPLWSGNLKKFARKDGRVVDKNGKEVTNAFGEMNDEVQDFWSTTKDGKDITKGGAANKLPLPDARKLYTDKNNRTLIELKAPGVTPAMMEAQGAPERNQWLDFIRGKKADGSPRYHMGDMLTGKPELVSYDATTTLVFMATNEGYLHAIDAATGVEKWAFMPNALLKNVKTFYENALPDTHVAGIDGALNLWRFQYDSNNDGKIDVSDAFKTYLYFGLRSGGAAYYMLDVSNTSKPELVWHINDKTSGFSELGEAWSKPALAKMRVPKPKPENVTHDSELVDVLVFGGGYGMSKGRNVYIADAKTGDLLWSLRDISGASDGLTPASALVHSIPGDIRVLDMDRNGALDRLYFADTGGTVWRVDMDVDLHDLKPTSADTFYDYSKARLSKFAELGGTSSVKRQFFFEPDVALMEHQGKTLLFLSIGSGNRALALDTSVQDRFYVMVDRAPYNHKPDSSVFPIKEDSKLANIDNASSLGTGLLGNAALNGWYYALPNSGEKVLASSNTVLNKVVFSTFTPGSVTVGDSCENRQAKARAYVVDLFTGAAVADLDRKGGKERALVAAKNELLDGAQLVFHKPSNAEAKDCTDKTDCTQQFVEVRVGRMSRPLIDSNNSLVAGVVDGKDMDLGKILPRAFWRDAQ; from the coding sequence ATGAAAAATTTAACCCAGCACTGCTCGGTTTTGAAAATAGGGATTGCCATTGCGATCAGTTATTTAGTACTGATGGTTAATGCTCATGCCGCATCATTAGAAATTCATCCCAATGTTTTAAGCGCATTGGGGAAACGCCCGTCATTTACCGACAAAATGATTGTCATTGATGATGTTGGTAAGGGGAGTGTCGACTATGAGTTTATGGTCAGCCAAACTCAAATTACGGTTCAGGATTGGGTGGACTTTCTGAATGTGGTTGACCGTTCAAACCCGAATAGTAGTTTTGCCAGTCAATACCGTTCGGATTGGTCGCATTGGCGAGCTTACGAACACAGTGGTGGGCGATGGCGGGTAAAAAGTAACTTTAACAATGGCAGTGTTACATTGTCGGCAAGTAATGCTGCGAATTTGCCGGTCGATGGTTTGTCGCTGAATCAGGTTGCTCGTTATATGAACTGGTTGGCAACCGGAAGTGTCAGCAGTGGTGCTTTTAGTTTCAGTGGTTCATCGGGAAATAGCAGTATTACCGGATTTAATGCGAATTTTCCGGGGGCGAGATTGCCATTAGCAGCAGATTTGGAAAAAGCCATGTACTGGCATAAGTCGGCGGGGCGTTTCCGTAGTTATCCAACGGGCAGTGATTCCGCGCCACCAGCGGCAAATGTTAATACTTCAACCGGTACGCATCCAAATAATAAAGCTCTTTTTGGCGCGTGGAGTGGTGGTTCAAATGCCATTTCTGCGCAGGTTGGGCAAGAGCGTTTAAGTCCTTGGGGGTTGCATGATGTTGCCGGTAACCGTCATGAAACCACATTGAATACCAGTAATTACGCAAGTACGGTTGTTAAAGGTGCTTCTGCATTTCACCCTATTCAGTGTTCAATGAGGGGTTACAGCGGCGGTGGATGCGAGAATTCACGGGGCTCAAATGAGCATCTTGCTAGTGTGGGTTACCGCGTGTGGGCTGGTGTGCCAAAACGTTCCGGTAAAATCGCTATTAAGAAAGTCGTATCGGGTGGTTCAGACGCTACTCGTCAATTCAGCTTTAACCTAGATTGCGATGGGACGTTGTACGATAAATCCGGTATTTTATTAAAGCATAACGAGACGTTTACTTCAGTTTCGATTCCTCAAAATACCAAATGCACGGTCACAGAAACGCCGCCTAGTGGTGCACCATCCGGTTATACTTACGGTGCGCCGCAATACAGCATGGCACAGCCGGTTACTATCGGTGATAACACGACGCAAACGGTGACGGTCACTAACCCGTTACAACCGTCAACACCTCCACCTGTGATTGGGGGCAGTTGTCCGGCAGGTACAGTGCCTTCACCTGTTAATTTAGTAATAAATGGTGGATTTACCACATCACCATCGTCTACAGATATTAATAAACATGCAGGCAAAAATAACACAACGCCCGGTTATTTTTATTCGGCTGCTAATTTTTATTCTCAAGTCCAGTATCGTGGTTATAACACCTACCCGACTGATTTTCCTGCTAGTGGTGGTGACGATGGTGCAATCAATAAATTCTCTATTATTAGTGGTATTTTTGATGGACACTCTAGGCAGTTACCGTTTCCTGGTGATCCAGTAAATAATGTTCCTGCAATAGATACTTGGTTTTATTCAAATGGCAATGGTTTAGGTACTGGGGATCTTAGTGGCCCCCCATCCGCAGAATATTTGTTGTGGGAGCAGACCGTAAACAATTTGGTGATAGGAAAAACTTACAGTTTTTCAGCGTACATCAATAATATACTAGAATATGATGGCAAAGATGATCCTATTGTGCGTTTACGAATTGAGGGCACTCAAGGACGACCGAATGGTACAGTGGTTTTTGGACCTTATACTCTGACTGAAGCAGAAACCTACAATAGTAAACCGCTTAACGGTTGGAAGCGTATTGAGTATACATTTCAGGCTACCAAAGCACAGATGAGATTTAAAGTGACCAGCGCAGCACCGGGATTCTGGGGCGACGATTTTGGTTTGACTGCTGTCGGGGTGAATGAATGCGTAACTCCCGGCGCATCGCTGACTATCAGTAAAACCGTAACAGGTGATAAGCCTTTGGGTTTTGTCAGCCCCGATTACAACTTGAATCTTACGTGCTCTAACGCGACCTATAACCGCACGGTGAAACTAAAAGATGGCGAGAAAAAGGTGATTACCGATATTCCGTCTGGTGTTACCTGTTCATTGACAGAAACCCTACCAGTACCGCCAGTGGGATATGCGTATGCCGCTCCGATCATTAGTCCGGCATCTGTCACCTTGAGCAATAGCAACCCCAGTGCGATTAGTGTCACCAATACCCTGAGCTGGAAAACAGGTTCGTTAAGAGTGACCAAGCAGGTGACCGATAAACCCGCCGGTTTTACCAGCCCGGATTACGCTATTGTGGTGGATTGTAGCGATAACAGTTTTGACCAAACCGTGTTGCTCAAAGACGGGGCAAGCAAACTGATTGGCAGTATCCCTGAAAATACCACTTGTACTGTTAGTGAACCCACGTTGCCGACGGCTCCAACCGATCACACTTATGTGACACCGGTTATTACCCCAGCGGGTGCGGTAAGCATCTTGGCTAATCAAACAGTGGATGTGACGGTTACCAATAAACTGGAGCAACTGTGTATCGTGCAGGAAGATAATATCCTCAATGGCAGTACTCCAGCTTACGGTGTGGACAACGCTAGTTTATTGGCAAATAACGAATACGTTTACATGCCGTTGATTAAACGCAGCGATACACCGTTATGGTCGGGTAATCTGAAAAAGTTTGCCCGCAAAGATGGGCGCGTTGTGGATAAGAATGGCAAGGAAGTTACCAATGCTTTTGGTGAAATGAACGATGAGGTACAGGACTTTTGGAGCACCACCAAAGACGGTAAGGATATTACCAAAGGTGGTGCTGCCAATAAGTTACCGTTGCCGGATGCCCGTAAGTTGTATACCGATAAAAACAACAGAACGTTAATTGAATTGAAAGCACCGGGTGTCACGCCTGCAATGATGGAAGCACAGGGCGCACCAGAGCGTAATCAATGGCTCGATTTTATCCGTGGTAAAAAAGCCGATGGCTCGCCGCGTTATCACATGGGTGATATGTTGACCGGTAAACCAGAACTGGTGTCTTACGATGCCACGACAACGTTGGTGTTTATGGCAACTAACGAAGGCTATTTACATGCGATTGATGCCGCGACAGGTGTGGAAAAATGGGCATTTATGCCAAACGCCTTACTGAAAAACGTGAAGACGTTTTATGAGAATGCGTTACCTGATACCCATGTGGCGGGTATTGATGGCGCGTTAAACCTCTGGCGTTTCCAGTACGATAGTAATAATGACGGTAAAATTGATGTCAGCGATGCCTTTAAAACCTACCTGTATTTTGGGTTGCGTAGCGGTGGCGCGGCGTATTACATGCTGGATGTTAGTAACACCAGCAAACCAGAGTTGGTATGGCATATTAACGACAAAACCAGTGGTTTTAGTGAGTTAGGTGAGGCATGGTCAAAACCAGCTTTGGCGAAAATGCGAGTGCCGAAACCTAAGCCCGAAAATGTTACCCACGATAGCGAGTTGGTTGATGTGCTGGTGTTTGGCGGTGGTTATGGTATGAGCAAAGGCCGTAACGTGTATATCGCCGATGCAAAAACGGGTGATCTGTTGTGGTCGTTACGTGATATTAGCGGTGCGAGTGACGGTTTGACTCCAGCTAGTGCGCTTGTTCATAGCATTCCCGGTGATATTCGGGTATTGGATATGGATCGTAACGGTGCGCTTGATCGGTTGTATTTCGCTGATACCGGCGGTACGGTGTGGCGCGTTGATATGGATGTGGATTTACACGACTTGAAGCCAACGAGCGCGGATACGTTCTACGATTACAGCAAAGCACGCTTAAGCAAATTTGCAGAATTAGGCGGAACGAGTTCAGTCAAGCGGCAATTCTTTTTTGAACCGGATGTCGCGTTGATGGAACACCAAGGCAAAACCTTATTGTTCTTGTCGATTGGGAGCGGGAATCGTGCACTCGCACTTGATACCAGTGTGCAAGACCGTTTTTATGTCATGGTTGACCGTGCGCCGTATAACCATAAGCCGGATAGCAGCGTATTCCCGATCAAAGAAGACAGCAAGTTAGCGAATATTGATAACGCTAGTAGTTTAGGTACGGGTTTATTGGGGAATGCGGCACTCAACGGTTGGTATTACGCCTTGCCGAATAGTGGTGAAAAAGTATTAGCCAGCTCAAATACCGTCCTGAATAAAGTGGTATTCAGTACCTTCACACCCGGTTCGGTAACGGTGGGGGATTCGTGCGAAAATCGTCAGGCAAAAGCACGTGCTTACGTGGTTGATTTGTTCACCGGGGCGGCGGTTGCTGACTTGGATCGCAAAGGTGGTAAAGAGCGTGCGCTGGTTGCTGCTAAAAATGAACTATTGGATGGCGCACAACTGGTGTTCCACAAACCTAGCAACGCTGAGGCGAAAGATTGCACGGATAAAACCGATTGTACTCAGCAATTTGTCGAAGTACGTGTGGGCAGGATGAGTCGCCCACTGATTGATAGCAATAATAGTTTGGTTGCGGGTGTAGTAGATGGCAAGGATATGGATTTAGGAAAAATCCTACCGCGTGCCTTCTGGCGTGATGCTCAGTAA